The sequence AATCCTCGATTTTAATTCGACTGGCGCTTATATTGATATTAACGCATCTCTTCCTGTCGGTCAGAAAATAACTCTCGCTTTTTTTAGTCCATTCACTTTTGAGAATATTCAACTCGGCGGGAAAATTATACGCAGCAGCACATATGGAATCGCTGTAAGCTTCGACAGTTGTTCTATTATGACTTATATTAAAATGCACAAAAATAGAGTACGCAATAGGTGGTAATTCATTTTAATTTTTTAAAATCAAAAATTTATCCTCAACTAATTGTTTTATGAATTATTTAAAATTTACCAGGCAGGAATTTTGCAGATCAATTCTTTAATAATCTCGAAAAAATTCAAATATCCCCCCCTGATGACAATTTCTTCATTTAAAGAAAACTATTAAACTACATGCGCCGATCGTTATAATTATCTTTTCTAATGCGATCATCCTCCCATATGCTTATAAGCACTTAATTGACATTTAAGATCTATTATTTATTTTCTTTTCATATAGTTACTTGGTTGCGGTTATCAAAATTATTGAAGTTCAGCAATGATAGAAATATTATCGGTAAGTAAAATGAAAGCTACCATAATCCATTGCCCAAGATGTAAATTGCCACAACAAAAAACACAAAGATGCCAATATTGTGGTTATATATTTTCTAAAAATACGCTGCACAAAAAAACAATCCGAAACAAGCTAAAAGATATCATCGGTGCGCTTCGCAAAAACCAATCTTATTCAGCTAAGAAGCCAAAATGACAGATGACCGACGCAATATGTTGCCTGATACTTGGAACCTACCTAATAGAGGCTGATAGAAAACCTTTGACAGCTCAAATATCCACCAAGTCTTTGAAGGCCTCTAATCCCGTGATACTATTGACCTCTTGTAGCTCAGTGCGCTATCGGATCAAGTATTGTCTCGTTTAATTTTAAAACGCCAGGCACAATACCAATCATCCGGGTGCTTATCGGGCGGGCAGGCAATGCATTCGGTGGAGATGCGCTGATCGATGCTGCGCGCAAAATAGGTATATTCGACCATCCCGCCTGATTTGCAGGGATAATCATCCAGTCCTTTTCTCTTGCGTGCGTTTTGCACCCGGCATTCATTCATCTGAAAAACAATACTGCCGTCATCTTCGTCGATAATGCTTTGTTCGTTGATGCGTGCATACACCCTGAAATTGAGCGCCTTTTTCAAACCATCCAGCCCGGGCGCCTCGGGCAGTTCCAGGAAATTTTTAATCGATTGGGCTTCGAACGGTGAAAAATGGGCCCAGCAGGTGTCGTTACAGCGCTTGGCATCATCCATACCGCTGCTAAACTCCACTGCCTGAAACCAGACCCCGTCATTGGCCAGCCAGTTGACGGCCACCTGGTCCATCAGTTGCTGAAGCGAAGCTTTTGACATGTTCAGTAACGGCTCCGGCACACCGTCTTTCATTTCAAATCCGATAAATTTGGCCAGCCGACTTAGCTGAATGCCGATACTTCTTTCCGAGGCGGTCTTCAAGATATCCAGCGCGCGCTCCATGCCCATCTGATGCCGCACTTCGGTGAACCACAGGGCATAATGAATCATAATGCGATGGAACATATCCATCACCAGTCGCGCGGTATCCTCCTGACTCAACTCATCGATGCTTCCCACATTTTCATTCATAGATGATTCTCCTACGGAGTGCGATAATTCAGAAATTTCTGTAGAAACGCTTGATTCAGATTAAACCTGAATCGAGCGATTGACGAGGTTGCCGCAGCTACACGGCAGATGGCGTTCCGCTATAGTGTACTATGCGGAACGCCATCTAACACTGTAGATGCGGTAAGATCGGCAA comes from Desulfobacterales bacterium and encodes:
- a CDS encoding DUF6125 family protein; translated protein: MNENVGSIDELSQEDTARLVMDMFHRIMIHYALWFTEVRHQMGMERALDILKTASERSIGIQLSRLAKFIGFEMKDGVPEPLLNMSKASLQQLMDQVAVNWLANDGVWFQAVEFSSGMDDAKRCNDTCWAHFSPFEAQSIKNFLELPEAPGLDGLKKALNFRVYARINEQSIIDEDDGSIVFQMNECRVQNARKRKGLDDYPCKSGGMVEYTYFARSIDQRISTECIACPPDKHPDDWYCAWRFKIKRDNT